One region of Desertifilum tharense IPPAS B-1220 genomic DNA includes:
- a CDS encoding FAD/NAD(P)-binding protein, with amino-acid sequence MQLSALPGTIDLAIIGAGPQALTLVTHLLQKRKNLRRRLWVFDPSGEWLSQWKRQFAAYEIPHLRSPAVHHPDPNPFALRKFAEKRPNELHPPYDLPGTQLFEDFCEEICDRLQLQERLIPEQVTRLIPQADGRFQLHFATGETRIAKRVVLATGNGEVQLPQWAESLQLCDRLCHSSQVDLRHLHLAGEKILIIGGGLTSGHLAVGAIRKGANVTLMLRRSLQEKLFDADPGWLGPKYLKSFEAELSWEERILTIQQARNGGSMTPAIATQLRRLTHADALTLAEVCQVQNAIWQGQGWQVQCDNGQMLGCDRLWLATGSSFNANTLPLLADIQKTYPTDIVQGLPILDESLRWPGCELFITGGLAALQLGPVARNLAGARMASSRIVPALIKPRTWVRPVQQSA; translated from the coding sequence ATGCAATTGTCCGCTTTACCAGGAACGATCGATCTTGCCATCATTGGAGCCGGCCCGCAAGCCCTAACCTTAGTCACCCATCTGTTGCAAAAACGGAAAAACCTGCGCCGTCGCTTGTGGGTATTCGATCCGAGTGGGGAATGGCTGAGTCAGTGGAAAAGGCAATTTGCAGCCTATGAAATTCCCCATTTGCGATCGCCTGCGGTACACCATCCCGATCCCAACCCCTTCGCCTTGCGGAAATTTGCCGAAAAGCGTCCCAACGAACTGCATCCCCCCTATGACTTACCGGGAACTCAGCTATTTGAGGACTTTTGTGAGGAGATTTGCGATCGCCTCCAACTGCAAGAACGCCTCATTCCCGAACAGGTAACGCGCCTCATTCCCCAAGCTGACGGGCGGTTTCAGCTTCATTTCGCCACAGGGGAAACCCGGATCGCCAAGCGCGTTGTTCTAGCGACGGGGAACGGTGAGGTACAATTGCCTCAATGGGCGGAATCTCTACAACTGTGCGATCGCCTCTGTCATTCCAGCCAGGTAGACTTGCGCCATCTGCATTTAGCCGGGGAAAAAATTCTCATTATTGGTGGAGGCTTAACCAGCGGACATTTAGCGGTAGGTGCCATTCGTAAAGGCGCAAATGTTACCCTAATGCTGCGTCGTTCCCTACAAGAAAAGCTATTTGACGCCGATCCGGGTTGGTTGGGGCCGAAATATCTTAAAAGCTTTGAAGCTGAGTTGAGTTGGGAAGAACGTATTTTGACGATCCAACAGGCCCGCAATGGTGGATCGATGACGCCTGCGATCGCCACTCAACTGCGCCGCTTAACCCACGCCGACGCGCTAACCCTTGCGGAAGTTTGCCAAGTTCAGAACGCCATCTGGCAGGGGCAAGGCTGGCAGGTACAGTGCGATAATGGGCAGATGCTAGGATGCGATCGCCTTTGGTTAGCCACGGGTAGCAGCTTTAACGCCAACACCCTCCCCCTACTCGCTGACATCCAGAAAACTTACCCAACTGACATCGTTCAAGGCTTACCCATTTTAGATGAAAGCCTGCGCTGGCCGGGGTGCGAACTGTTTATCACCGGAGGACTCGCCGCTTTGCAACTTGGCCCTGTAGCGCGTAACCTGGCGGGTGCAAGAATGGCAAGTTCGCGCATTGTTCCTGCTTTAATTAAACCGCGAACCTGGGTGCGCCCTGTGCAACAATCGGCATGA
- a CDS encoding ABC transporter substrate-binding protein: protein MKRHPFQLIFLFLAAFAIVACQTLFAVSPQPQTPPLQFAYNLWPGYFPIEIADEKGFFAKQGVNVELIFSESYSTILSNIGTGNYQGFTTTLGGVMSLVGHNDDFKIVLVSDRSAGADALLVNSKIKEVADLKGKRIGVLLGDFGELLVVEVLGKYNLSSDDVIFVNADGGDINSYITTGKIDAGVTWQPYISEGLNLGHQVLLSTKDMPGLMPGVIAFRNSVIRDRPQDIQAFIRAWFQAQDYWQKHPEECREIIARRLNLSLEEVSTEGIELANLSANQQLLNFNTSDDSLYSIMQVYIDFSIQKGILGSIPTIENFIDSQFVRDDLSTPEQKPKT from the coding sequence ATGAAACGCCATCCTTTCCAACTAATCTTTTTATTCCTAGCAGCTTTTGCGATCGTTGCTTGTCAAACGCTTTTTGCAGTCTCCCCTCAACCTCAAACTCCTCCCCTACAGTTTGCCTATAACTTATGGCCGGGTTACTTTCCGATTGAAATTGCAGACGAAAAGGGATTTTTTGCCAAACAAGGCGTCAATGTTGAGTTAATCTTTTCAGAAAGTTATAGCACGATTTTATCTAATATTGGAACGGGTAATTATCAAGGATTTACAACCACCCTAGGCGGTGTTATGAGCCTTGTGGGACATAATGACGATTTCAAAATTGTGTTAGTCTCCGATCGATCGGCGGGTGCAGATGCGTTACTCGTCAATTCTAAAATTAAGGAAGTCGCCGATCTCAAAGGGAAACGAATTGGCGTCTTACTGGGAGACTTTGGAGAATTATTGGTTGTTGAAGTCTTAGGAAAGTATAACTTGAGTTCTGATGATGTGATTTTTGTGAATGCTGATGGGGGCGATATTAACAGTTATATTACAACTGGCAAGATTGATGCGGGTGTAACGTGGCAGCCCTACATCTCTGAAGGTCTAAATCTTGGTCATCAGGTGCTTTTGTCTACTAAGGATATGCCGGGATTAATGCCCGGTGTGATTGCTTTTCGCAATTCAGTCATTCGCGATCGCCCTCAAGATATCCAAGCTTTTATCCGCGCTTGGTTTCAGGCTCAAGACTATTGGCAAAAACATCCAGAAGAATGTCGAGAAATTATTGCTCGCCGCCTTAATCTTTCTCTAGAAGAGGTTTCAACTGAAGGTATAGAATTAGCCAATTTATCAGCCAATCAACAGTTATTAAACTTTAATACTTCAGACGATTCTTTGTATTCAATTATGCAAGTTTACATTGATTTTTCCATTCAAAAAGGAATTTTAGGAAGCATTCCAACTATCGAAAACTTTATCGACTCTCAATTTGTTCGGGATGATTTATCAACACCCGAACAAAAGCCTAAAACTTAG